ATGCCTGAAGGACTTGATCCCGATGATGTAATAAAACAAGAAGGCGCAGAAAACTTTAGAAAAAAATATTTGGAAAAAGCGTTGTCTTTAATGCAATATAAGCTTGAAGTTTTGAAAAAAGACTTTGACCTTAATACGGCAGATGGAAAATCCAAGTACGCTGTTAGGGCTGTAGCAGAAGCTTCAAAACAAAAAGATTATGTTTCCATAGAAGCAGCACTCAAAATTATTCAAAAAATTACGGGCTATACCTTCGAATCTTTAAAAGCGCAGCTTAATATGTCGGTAGAAGGCGTAAAACCTATTTTGGTTGAAGAAAAAAAGGATAATTTACAGCTAAAAGCTATAAAATATCTTTTGTGGGCAATCATAAATAATAAAGATTATGCTCACAAAGATTTCAGGCTAGATAAACTGCCTTTAAATGATTTTTATAAGAAAGTATATAGCTTTGCAAAATCTGGTAAAGATATAAAAACAATATATCTTGAATTTGATGAAAGCCTTCATAATGATTTGGGCGAAATTTTGGATTTTGGTGAACAGTATTCACACGACCCCATAGTTCAAAAAGAATATTATGACGGTTATTATTCTCAATTGCTATTAGAAGTGTTGGAAAAAGACAGAACGCAATTGAGTAAGGATTATGAAGTTGAGACAGATGAAACTAAAAAGCGAGAAATATTAGATGAGTTGAAAAAACTTATAGAAAAGATAAGCCAAATCAAAACCAAAGGAGTATAAATATTTAATGCAGGTAAACCTTAATGAAAAACAAAAACAAGAAGTTGAGCGGCTGATATCTTTGGGCAAAACCAAAGGTTATTTGACATATGATGAAATAGCCGCAAGATTTGTAACAGAATTTGAAGCTAGTGCAGAAATGATGGACGAAGTCTTGAAACTGATCAATGACGAAGGCGTCCAAATACTAGAAAATATTACTCAGATTGATAATGATGATGAAGATATTGACAAATTAATGCGTGATGTAAGCGTAGATGACCCTGTCAAAATGTATCTTAAAGATATAGGCAAGGTTCCTTTGCTTACTGCTGAAGAAGAAACTCGTCTTGCTAAGTTAATGGCAGAGGGTGATGAAGACGCAAAAAACAAGTTGAGCGAATCTAACCTTAGATTAGTTGTCAGCATTGCAAAAAGATATGTTGGCCGTGGAATGCAATTTTTGGATTTGATTCAAGAAGGCAATCTGGGACTCTTAAAAGCCGTAGAAAAATTTGATCATACAAAAGGCTTTAGATTTTCAACATATGCAACATGGTGGATTAGACAGGCAATAACCAGAGCTATTGCCGATCAAGCACGCACCATAAGAATTCCCGTACATATGGTGGAAACCATTAATAAACTCATAAGAGTTACAAGACAGCTATTGCAATCTTTGGGAAGAGAACCTACTCCTGAAGAAATAGCAGAAGAAATGGGAATTTCGGTAGAAAAGGTTAGGGAAATCCAAAAGATAGCTCAGGATCCTGTTTCTCTGGAAACACCTATTGGTGAAGAAGAAGATAGCCATTTGGGCGATTTCGTTCCTGATGAAAATGCAGTTTCGCCTTCTGAAATGGCCGAAATTTTGGATGCACGCGACAGAGTAAGAAAAGAACTTGAGGCTTTGACAGCAAGAGAACAGCAGGTTTTAAGATTGAGATATGGTATCTATGATGGACACCCCAGAACACTTGAAGAAGTTGGCAAGGTGTTTAATGTAACAAGAGAAAGAATAAGACAAATAGAAGCCAAGGCATTAAGGAAACTTCGCAATATTTCCAAGAG
This portion of the Clostridia bacterium genome encodes:
- the rpoD gene encoding RNA polymerase sigma factor RpoD, whose amino-acid sequence is MQVNLNEKQKQEVERLISLGKTKGYLTYDEIAARFVTEFEASAEMMDEVLKLINDEGVQILENITQIDNDDEDIDKLMRDVSVDDPVKMYLKDIGKVPLLTAEEETRLAKLMAEGDEDAKNKLSESNLRLVVSIAKRYVGRGMQFLDLIQEGNLGLLKAVEKFDHTKGFRFSTYATWWIRQAITRAIADQARTIRIPVHMVETINKLIRVTRQLLQSLGREPTPEEIAEEMGISVEKVREIQKIAQDPVSLETPIGEEEDSHLGDFVPDENAVSPSEMAEILDARDRVRKELEALTAREQQVLRLRYGIYDGHPRTLEEVGKVFNVTRERIRQIEAKALRKLRNISKSQKRLKDLNG